DNA from Halobaculum sp. XH14:
GCTGGTCAAGATTTACACCTCGGGCTCGTTCCTCGACGAGCGCGAGGTGTCCGCGGAGTCGCGCGCGGCCATCGCCGGGACGTTCGCCGACCGCGAGCGGATCGTCGTCGAGTCGCTCCCGGACTTCGTCGCCGCCGAGAAGCTCCGCGACTTCACGGGTCGCGGCCTCGACACGGACGTCGCCGTGGGGCTGGAAACCGCGACCGACCGCGTGCGCCACGACTGCGTGAACAAGTACTTCGACTTCGCGGACTTCGAGGACGCCTGCGCGGAGGTCCGCAGGGCCGACGCGGGGGACGGCTCGCCGGCGGATTCCGGGGCGGACGGAGCGGACGACGGCGAGGGGGCCACCGCCGGCGTCAAGGCGTACCTGCTGATGAAGCCGCCGTTCCTCACCGAGTCGGAGGCCCTCGAGGACATGGTCTCCTCGATCGAGCGCTGTGCGGCCGTCGAGGGCTGTCACACCGTCTCGATGAACCCCTGCAACGTCCAGCGCTACACGATGGTCGACGAACTCCACTTCCGGGGCGGCTACCGCCCGCCGTGGCTCTGGTCGGTCGCCGAGGTGCTGGAGCGGACCGCCGACGTCGACGCCATCGTCGTCTCGGACCCGGTCGGCCACGGCTCCGATCGGGGCGCCCACAACTGCGGGGAGTGTGACGACCGCGTCCAGACCGCGATCAAGGACTTCGACCTCCGGCAGGACCCGTCGGTGTTCGAGCAGGTGTCCTGCGACTGTGAACGGACCTGGGAACTGGTGCTGGCCGAGGAAACCGGGTTCGCGCAGCCACTGACGCGGTGAACGGGCGGCCTGACCCCCGGAATCTCCGCCGGCGTGTGAGTGACCGGCCGTTATCGGGCGAGTAACCAAGCAGTCGGTGGTCGTTCCTCCGCGCGGGACCGATCATGGAACCAGTCGAGTGCGTCCTCTGCCCGTCGGGGTGGGTGGAACTGCGGGACGCCTCCCAGCCCGGACAGTGGCTCGCAACGGACACGCCGGTCGAGTGTCGGCAGTAAGGGGCACCGGCCGGGAAGTCGCCCGCGCTCCCGCGATCGAGCGATCAGGCGAACGCGCGGAGCACGCCCTGCCCGTCGGTGCCGCCGACGTCCGGCAGCGTCGCGCGCTCGGGGTGGGGCATCATCATCGCGACCGTCTCCCGTTCGCCGAGCACGCCGGCGACGTTCCCGGTCGACCCGTTCGGGTTCGCCGCGTCGGTGACGCTCCCGTCGGCCTCGCAGTAGCGGAACAGCACCCGGTCCTCGTCGTTGAGCGTCGCCAGCCGCTCGTCGCTGATCTCGAACCGGCCCTCGCCGTGCGCGATGGGCACCTCGATGACCTCGCCCTCGTCGTACGCCGCGGTCCAGGGCGTGTCCGCGCGCTCGACCCGGAGGTGAACGTGCTCGCACTGGAAGCGCGCCGACCGGTTCGTCGTGAACGCGCCCTCGGTCAGGCCCGCCTCGCAGCCGATCTGCGCGCCGTTGCAGACGCCCAGCACCGGGACGCCGTCCTCGGCCAGCGACCGCACCTCCTCCATCACGGGGGTCCGCGCGGCCATCGCGCCGGCCCGGAGGTAGTCGCCGTAGGAGAAGCCGCCGGGGACCACGACGCCGTCGGTGTCGGCCGGGAGGCCATCCGCGTGCCAGACGCGCTCGGCGTCGATGCCGAGGTGCGAGAGCGCGCGCACGGCGTCGCGGTCGCAGTTCGACCCGCCGAACTGCAGTACCGAAATCATCGCTCGGTCACGTCCACGTCGTAGTCGTGGATGGTCGGGTTCGCGAGCAGGCGTTCGGCCATCTCGTCGGCCCGCTCGCGGGCCGCGTCGGCGTCCGCGGCGTCGAGGTCGACCTCGAAGCGGTCGGCCGACCGGAGCGCCTCGAGTTCGAACCCGAGGCGTTCGAGCGCCCCCTTCGTCGTCTCGGCCTCCGGGTCGAGCACCCCGCGTTTCAGCCGGACCGTCACCGTGGCCGTGTAGCCGGTCATACCCGTACTGCGCGGTCGTGATTAAAATCGGTTTTGGGTCGTCCCCGGTGTACACGTTCGTGGTCGAAACCGTGGACCAGCGCGCTCCGGGGACGCACGGCGGACGCCTCACCGGGATGGACCCGCACGGACGGTAACGGTCGCGCCAAGCGACAGAGGCTTGAGTCACAACGTAGTGAACACCTGTATGTCCCGTTCGGACGCCCCGGAGGTGAGCGGCCGATGAGCGAGCTGACCGAGATCGTGGTCGTCGGAGACGACGACACCGGACTGGTCGCCCGCGTCACCTCGCTGCTGTTCGAGCGGGGGTGCAACATCGAGGACCTCGACCAGGCGGTCCGGGACGACGTGTTCCGGATGCGCCTGCACGCCGACACCGCGGGGATGGTCTGCAAGGCCGAGACGCTCCGGGAGGACCTGGAGGACCTGGGCGAGGACCTGGGCGTGGACGTGCGGGTCCGCTTCCCGGACGAGCGCGAGGCCCGCCGCATCGGCCTGCTCGTCACCAAGGAGGCGCACGCACCACGCGCCGTGCTCGAAGCCTGTGCCGACGGCACGCTCGACGCCGAGGTGGCGATGATGGCCGGCAACCGGAGCGCGCTCGAATCGCTGGCCGCGGAGTTCGACGTCCCGTTCTTCGACGTCGGTGACGAGAGCGGCTCCCACGACGAGGCGGAGCTGCTCGACCTGCTGGCCGAACACGACGTCGACTGCATCGCACTCGCCCGGTTCATGCGCATCCTCTCGCCGGAGGTCGTGTTCCGCTACGAGGGCCGCATCGTCAACGTCCACCCCTCGTTGCTGCCGGCGTTCCCGGGCGCGGAGGCGTACCGGCAGGCAGTCGAGGGCGGCGCGCGCGTCGCGGGCGTCACGGCCCACTACGTCACGACCGACCTCGATCAGGGGCCGGTCATCGCCCAGCGCGGGTTCGCCGTCCCGCCCCACGCCGACGCCGACGACCTCAAGGAGCGCGGGCAGCCGCTCGAATCGGAGGCGCTCGTCGAGGCGCTTCGCGCCCACCTCGCGGACGCGCTCGTGGTCCGTCGCGGCCGGACGCAGCTCCGCGAGGAAGTCGACCCCGAGGAGTACGACCTCGGCGGCGTCACAGCGCCGGAGGCCCCCGCGCCGATGCCGTCCGCGGAGTAGCCGAACTCCCTCGGCGGGCGGCGCGAGGAGGGCGTCGTCAGTGATTCTCGTGCGCGACCGAGGACCAGCTCGACGCGACCGGTCGTGAACTCGCCACCCCCGCCCGATTACAGCTCCCGAACGCGCTCGACCGCCGCGCCGACGTCCGGCGCGTCGAACCAGTCGCCGTCGGTGTACGCGTTCGCGCCGGCGACGTACATGTCGGCGGCGGCTTCCACCACTCCCCCGGGGAGCGCCGGCGGTTCGACCCCGCAGAGCGGCCGCCAGTCGGCGACGTCCTCGCGGTCCGCACGCGCCTTCGCCTCGCCCACCGCCTCGACCCAATCCGGGTGCTCGCGCTTGTAGTACTGCCGGACGACCTCCTTGGACACCTCCTGGCCGTCGTAGGCGAAGCGGTTCTCGTCGAACGTCCCCACGACGTCGGCGACGCGGACCTCGCCGTCGACGTAACAGCACTCGATCTTCCCGTCCTCGTGGACGAACCCCGTCTCGGCCGCGCGCTCGGTGAGCAGGTCGTTCACGCGCCGGGCGACCGACTCGAGGTCGTCGGCGTCGGCCTCGCCGGCGACGTCCCCGGCCTCGTCGGCGTCGAGGTAGCGGTCCTGCTCCTCGAACTTCGTCGAGAACTCGACGACCGGAACCGGGAGCGGGACGGCCTCGTCGGGCCACTCGTCGCGGTCGAGGCCGAGGTCGCGGGGGTCGGCGCGCGAGCGGAGGCTGGAGCCGACGGGGACCGCGTTCCGGAACACGATCTCGAGGGGGACGACGTAGTTCGATCCGGTTTCGGCGTGGAACGCGTCGTAGTCGTACTCGCCGTCCGAGAACGGGAGGTCGGGGACGTTCACGAGGTCGATGGCGAGTTCGCCCGGGGCGTCCTCGGCCTCGGCGAGCGGGGTCGCGTCCGCCCCCACGCCGCGGTAGTGTGTCGGGACGCCCGCGCGTTCGAGCAGTTCGAAGTTGAACGCGCCCATCGTGCAGAGCGACGCGCCCTTCCCCGGGATCTCGTCGGGCATCTTCCCCCAGTCGAAGACGGAGTAGTCGTCGGTGAAGACGAAGCTCCCCGCGCCGGGTGCCGCGTCGGTGGGCGCGCGCTCGACGCGGAACTCCTTCACGCTCGTCATGGCCGAGGTGCCGGGCGCGGGCCGTATGAATCTTTCAGTTCCGTGCGTACCTCGACCCCCGACCGGGAATTGATATACACGTTCGTGTGTCTTCGGGGCGGGCGGCGGGGGGAGATGCCGCCGGCGGGGAGAACCGGTCCGGTGCTCACGGCGACCCCACGTCGCCGGAGGAACCCCCGGACCCTCCGGCGTGTTCGGCCAGGAACTCCCGGATGGCGGCCGTGACGACCGCGGGGTCGTCGAGGTTCGAGGCGTGGCCGGCGTCGAGCACCACCCGCACGGTCGCGTCCGGGAGTTCGGCCCCCAGTTTCGCGGCCTGGCGGCGGGCGAGGCCGACGTCGTTCTCCCCGTACAGCACCAGCGTCGGGGCGGTGATGGCCGAGAGGTCGAGCGGCGTTCCCGGGTACGCCGTCAGCGCGCGGACGACCTTCACGAACTCCGCCGTCGCCATCGTCGGGGCGTCCTCCCTGAGTTCCTCGACGGTGTCGTAGTCGCCGGCAGACCCCGGGTTGACCAGTTCGTTCAGCCACGTCAGCACGCGCTCGACCCGCTCGTAGCCGATCAGGCGCGCGGGCGGAATCGTCGCCCGCAGCGTCGCGAACTGGACCCGGTCCCGCCAGGTCGTGAACTCGGGGGTGAACGTGTCCGCGAGCACGAGGCCGGCCACGCCTTCGGGGTACCGGGCGGCGTACACCTGTGCAATGGCCCCGCCCATCGAGAGGCCACAGAGCACCGGTCGGTCCAGGTCGAGCGCCCGCAGAAACGCGTCCAGATCCTCGGCGAACAGGTCGATGGAGTACGACTCAATCTCCGACCCGCCCGTCCGGCCGTGCCCCCGGACGTCGTAGGCAATCGTCGTGTACTCGTCGGCCAGCGCCTCGGCCTGCGGGAGCCACTGGCTCGACTCCAGCATGGCACCGTGGAGGAACACGACCGGGGGCCCGCTCCCCCGGCGCAGGTAGTGGGTCTCGACGTCGTCGGTCCGGACGGTGGGCATGAAGGTGGTGTAGGCAACCGAACTGGGTGAAGCTACTCCTCCGGGAACGTCGTCCCCGGGTTCAGCGTCCCGTTCGGGTCGAGCGCGTCCTTCACCGCCCGCATCGCGTCGACGGCGTCGCCGTGCTCGCGCCGGAGGAACTCGCGTTTCCCCTTGCCGATGCCGTGTTCGCCGGTGACGGTGCCGTCGAGTTCCAGGGCGCGCCCGATCAGGTCCTCGTAGGCCCGCTCGGCGCGGGTCGACTCGTCGGGGTCGTCGTGGTCGTAGACGGCGAAGTAGTGGAGGTTGCCGTCGCCCGCGTGGCCGAACGCCGGCACGAACAGGTCGTACTCGGCGGCGACGTCCTTCACCGCGCGGATCATCTCGGGGTAGGCGCCGATGGGCACCGTGACGTCGCCGGGGTGACCCATCGACGCCCCCTCGCGCCACTCGTCGGCGGCGTAGGTGATGTCCCGGCGGGCCGTCCAGAGGTCGTCCATCCCGTCGCCCTCGTCCACCTCGAACGACTCCACGTCGTGTGCGGCAAACACCGCCCTGCAGAACGCGACCTCCTCCTCGACGCCGTGGTCGGCGTGGAACTCCACGAACGCCATCGGGCGCTCGGGCATCTCCGTCCCGGAGTAGTCGTTGGCGACCGCCGCGGCGTCGGCGTCCATCAGTTCGATCTTCGCCACGTCGACCCCGGACGTGACGGCGTCCCGGACCGCCGCTGTCGCGTCATCGAGCGTCGGGAACACTGCCCGGCCGCCGCGGACCTGCTCGGGGATGCCCGCGAGTTCGAGCGTCGCGCGCGTCACGACGCCCAGGGTTCCCTCCGAGCCGACCAGCAGGTCGGTGAGGTTGTAGCCGCTGGAGGTCTTGGCGGCCATGGTGCCGGTTTCGATCACGGTGCCGTCCGCGAGCACGACCTCCAGCGCGCGGACCCAGTCGCCGACCTCGCCGTACTTCACCGTCCCCATGCCGGAGGCGTCGGTGGCGATCATGCCCCCGACCGTCGAGATGGCTCCCGAGGAGGGGAGCGGCGGGAAGGTGAGGCCGTGGCGGGCGACCCGTTCGTTCAGGTCGTCGCCGACGACGCCCGGTTCGACGTCGACGGTGAGGTCGTCGGGGCGCACGTCGACGACGCGGTCCATGCGCGTGAGATCGAGGCTGATTCCGCCCTCGACGGGCGTTACGTGTGACTCCAGGCTCGTCCCCGCGGCGTAGGGCGTGACGGCGACGCCGCGGTCGTCGGCCGCCGCCAGCACCGCGGACACGTCGGCGGTCGAC
Protein-coding regions in this window:
- a CDS encoding archaeosine biosynthesis radical SAM protein RaSEA, with translation MSKPSPEPSERGRGMDAHNEVMRDIRSEKDASYDPHEPTRVWLDEDNTPGGVKRSLTIILNTGGCRWARAGGCTMCGYVAESVEGGSVTHEALMDQIQVCLDHEAEHADEGEGPAPLVKIYTSGSFLDEREVSAESRAAIAGTFADRERIVVESLPDFVAAEKLRDFTGRGLDTDVAVGLETATDRVRHDCVNKYFDFADFEDACAEVRRADAGDGSPADSGADGADDGEGATAGVKAYLLMKPPFLTESEALEDMVSSIERCAAVEGCHTVSMNPCNVQRYTMVDELHFRGGYRPPWLWSVAEVLERTADVDAIVVSDPVGHGSDRGAHNCGECDDRVQTAIKDFDLRQDPSVFEQVSCDCERTWELVLAEETGFAQPLTR
- the purQ gene encoding phosphoribosylformylglycinamidine synthase I, translating into MISVLQFGGSNCDRDAVRALSHLGIDAERVWHADGLPADTDGVVVPGGFSYGDYLRAGAMAARTPVMEEVRSLAEDGVPVLGVCNGAQIGCEAGLTEGAFTTNRSARFQCEHVHLRVERADTPWTAAYDEGEVIEVPIAHGEGRFEISDERLATLNDEDRVLFRYCEADGSVTDAANPNGSTGNVAGVLGERETVAMMMPHPERATLPDVGGTDGQGVLRAFA
- the purS gene encoding phosphoribosylformylglycinamidine synthase subunit PurS, which produces MTGYTATVTVRLKRGVLDPEAETTKGALERLGFELEALRSADRFEVDLDAADADAARERADEMAERLLANPTIHDYDVDVTER
- a CDS encoding formyltetrahydrofolate deformylase, producing the protein MSELTEIVVVGDDDTGLVARVTSLLFERGCNIEDLDQAVRDDVFRMRLHADTAGMVCKAETLREDLEDLGEDLGVDVRVRFPDEREARRIGLLVTKEAHAPRAVLEACADGTLDAEVAMMAGNRSALESLAAEFDVPFFDVGDESGSHDEAELLDLLAEHDVDCIALARFMRILSPEVVFRYEGRIVNVHPSLLPAFPGAEAYRQAVEGGARVAGVTAHYVTTDLDQGPVIAQRGFAVPPHADADDLKERGQPLESEALVEALRAHLADALVVRRGRTQLREEVDPEEYDLGGVTAPEAPAPMPSAE
- a CDS encoding phosphoribosylaminoimidazolesuccinocarboxamide synthase, with amino-acid sequence MTSVKEFRVERAPTDAAPGAGSFVFTDDYSVFDWGKMPDEIPGKGASLCTMGAFNFELLERAGVPTHYRGVGADATPLAEAEDAPGELAIDLVNVPDLPFSDGEYDYDAFHAETGSNYVVPLEIVFRNAVPVGSSLRSRADPRDLGLDRDEWPDEAVPLPVPVVEFSTKFEEQDRYLDADEAGDVAGEADADDLESVARRVNDLLTERAAETGFVHEDGKIECCYVDGEVRVADVVGTFDENRFAYDGQEVSKEVVRQYYKREHPDWVEAVGEAKARADREDVADWRPLCGVEPPALPGGVVEAAADMYVAGANAYTDGDWFDAPDVGAAVERVREL
- a CDS encoding alpha/beta fold hydrolase, which translates into the protein MPTVRTDDVETHYLRRGSGPPVVFLHGAMLESSQWLPQAEALADEYTTIAYDVRGHGRTGGSEIESYSIDLFAEDLDAFLRALDLDRPVLCGLSMGGAIAQVYAARYPEGVAGLVLADTFTPEFTTWRDRVQFATLRATIPPARLIGYERVERVLTWLNELVNPGSAGDYDTVEELREDAPTMATAEFVKVVRALTAYPGTPLDLSAITAPTLVLYGENDVGLARRQAAKLGAELPDATVRVVLDAGHASNLDDPAVVTAAIREFLAEHAGGSGGSSGDVGSP
- a CDS encoding FAD-binding oxidoreductase, which translates into the protein MSQGADGRDPGFLDDLALDGEVSRGTSDRGTHAGSYDTAPDDEVLPDAVVFPESTADVSAVLAAADDRGVAVTPYAAGTSLESHVTPVEGGISLDLTRMDRVVDVRPDDLTVDVEPGVVGDDLNERVARHGLTFPPLPSSGAISTVGGMIATDASGMGTVKYGEVGDWVRALEVVLADGTVIETGTMAAKTSSGYNLTDLLVGSEGTLGVVTRATLELAGIPEQVRGGRAVFPTLDDATAAVRDAVTSGVDVAKIELMDADAAAVANDYSGTEMPERPMAFVEFHADHGVEEEVAFCRAVFAAHDVESFEVDEGDGMDDLWTARRDITYAADEWREGASMGHPGDVTVPIGAYPEMIRAVKDVAAEYDLFVPAFGHAGDGNLHYFAVYDHDDPDESTRAERAYEDLIGRALELDGTVTGEHGIGKGKREFLRREHGDAVDAMRAVKDALDPNGTLNPGTTFPEE